From one Actinopolyspora saharensis genomic stretch:
- the pdhA gene encoding pyruvate dehydrogenase (acetyl-transferring) E1 component subunit alpha, protein MSPEHWTRPSRSEDRGHADETAPAATSAVPTREQVIAGLRATSEGGADLVQLLTPEGQRVSHPDFDIDVSEQQLRGMYRDMVLIRRADREGNSLQRQGQLGIWVPLLGQEAAQIGAGRALRPQDMAFPSYREHGVAWCRGIDPTELLGIFRGTDHGSWDPNRTGMGLYTIVIGNQCVNATGYAMGQKFEGGVGNPDPDANEATMTFFGDGATSQGDVHEGMVWASVYDSPVVFFCQNNQWAISEPTERQSRVPLYERARGYGFPGIRVDGNDVLASLAVSKWALDEARNGNGPVLIEAFTYRMDAHTTSDDATRYRMDDDLQAWKLKDPIERLRVHLLREQIADQGFIDEVDDEGEELATRFRDFCLNMPDPPPERMFSAVYAEESPVVAAQRDEYFEYLSGFADAGNDTEGSVR, encoded by the coding sequence ATGTCCCCCGAACACTGGACGCGACCGAGCCGATCCGAGGATCGTGGTCACGCGGACGAGACGGCCCCTGCCGCAACCTCAGCAGTACCAACGAGGGAGCAGGTGATCGCCGGATTGCGCGCGACCAGCGAAGGCGGAGCTGACCTCGTGCAGCTTCTGACACCGGAGGGTCAGCGGGTATCGCACCCGGATTTCGACATCGACGTCTCGGAGCAGCAGTTGCGCGGGATGTACCGCGACATGGTGCTGATCCGCCGGGCCGACCGCGAGGGCAACTCACTTCAGCGCCAGGGGCAGCTCGGCATCTGGGTGCCGCTGCTCGGCCAGGAAGCGGCGCAGATCGGCGCCGGAAGAGCGCTGCGGCCCCAGGACATGGCCTTCCCGAGCTACCGCGAGCACGGAGTGGCCTGGTGCCGGGGCATCGACCCCACCGAGCTGCTCGGCATATTCCGCGGAACGGACCACGGCAGCTGGGACCCGAACCGGACCGGGATGGGGCTGTACACCATCGTCATCGGCAACCAGTGCGTGAACGCCACCGGTTACGCGATGGGGCAGAAGTTCGAGGGCGGGGTCGGCAACCCCGACCCCGACGCGAACGAAGCCACGATGACGTTCTTCGGCGACGGCGCCACCAGCCAGGGCGACGTGCACGAGGGCATGGTCTGGGCCTCCGTCTACGACTCCCCCGTGGTCTTCTTCTGCCAGAACAACCAGTGGGCGATCTCCGAGCCGACCGAGCGCCAGAGCCGCGTTCCGCTCTACGAGCGCGCCAGGGGGTACGGCTTCCCCGGCATCCGAGTGGACGGCAACGACGTGCTCGCCAGCCTCGCCGTCTCCAAGTGGGCGCTGGACGAGGCGCGCAACGGGAACGGCCCGGTGCTGATCGAGGCCTTCACCTACCGCATGGACGCGCACACCACCTCCGACGACGCCACGCGCTACCGGATGGACGACGACCTCCAGGCGTGGAAGCTCAAGGACCCGATCGAACGGCTGCGGGTGCACCTGCTCCGGGAGCAGATCGCCGACCAGGGGTTCATCGACGAGGTGGACGACGAGGGCGAGGAACTGGCCACGCGGTTCCGCGACTTCTGCCTCAACATGCCCGACCCCCCGCCGGAACGGATGTTCTCCGCCGTCTACGCGGAGGAGAGCCCCGTGGTGGCCGCACAGCGGGACGAGTACTTCGAATACCTTTCCGGCTTCGCCGATGCGGGCAACGACACCGAGGGGAGTGTTCGCTGA
- a CDS encoding GPP34 family phosphoprotein — MRRVNDRSRTAFGLPGELVLLLHKPHGGHHSAHPDVAVAAAEVAELVLRGHATITDLGLSGSGMRLDDVEPGGLEWLDDALDQLRRKVRRSTGAVALGSWFHSRNGVFKRYRDRMARDGPLWAERRKVFGVEYSKYFPDSEIRGALVQELGEVARQERAVDNRLALLAAIVHGTGLLSELGMDRSERRVIKSLARGEKLGEAVDATVGAARAAIVVAGAAAATGGGDGGGG, encoded by the coding sequence ATGCGTCGGGTGAATGATCGATCACGTACCGCTTTCGGACTCCCGGGCGAGCTCGTGCTGCTGCTGCACAAGCCGCACGGCGGGCACCACTCGGCCCATCCGGATGTGGCAGTGGCCGCGGCCGAGGTGGCCGAGCTGGTGCTTCGGGGTCATGCCACGATCACCGACCTCGGACTGTCCGGCTCCGGGATGCGGCTGGACGACGTGGAGCCCGGCGGGCTCGAGTGGCTGGACGACGCGCTGGACCAGCTGCGTCGCAAGGTGCGGCGCTCCACCGGTGCGGTTGCCCTCGGTTCCTGGTTCCACTCCAGGAACGGTGTGTTCAAGAGGTACCGGGACCGGATGGCCCGGGACGGGCCGCTGTGGGCGGAGCGGCGCAAGGTGTTCGGCGTGGAGTACTCCAAGTACTTCCCCGACTCGGAGATCAGGGGTGCGCTGGTCCAGGAGCTCGGGGAGGTGGCCAGGCAGGAGCGGGCCGTCGACAACAGGCTGGCCCTGCTCGCCGCGATCGTCCACGGCACCGGTCTGCTGAGCGAGCTCGGGATGGATCGCTCCGAACGGCGGGTGATCAAGTCGCTGGCCCGGGGCGAGAAGCTCGGGGAGGCCGTCGACGCGACCGTGGGGGCGGCGCGGGCGGCCATCGTGGTCGCCGGGGCGGCGGCCGCCACCGGTGGCGGGGACGGCGGAGGAGGCTGA
- a CDS encoding GOLPH3/VPS74 family protein codes for MSERSPGVSDLSLPAELVLLLHKTNGRPFASVDAHTVVAVAEVAELVLRGRVELRGRRPRSSRVVLLDRSPTGVDWLDRDLELLAFWMSSRSASISLLTWFSLRRLAFTEHRTRLHAAGHFEHRRDRVLGLWSHERYVPSERERGARLEKLLRVARGESHVDDRTLLFVALSYFSGLSLALSVEQSLRERLGSIARGEKLGEAVDTTVVTAQVAVVAGGAVATGGDGDGGDGGDGGGG; via the coding sequence GTGAGTGAACGATCACCCGGTGTTTCGGACCTGTCGCTGCCCGCCGAGCTCGTGCTGTTGCTGCACAAGACGAACGGCAGGCCGTTCGCCAGCGTGGATGCCCACACCGTCGTGGCCGTGGCCGAGGTGGCCGAGCTCGTGCTGCGCGGCCGGGTCGAGCTGCGCGGACGGAGACCCAGAAGTTCGCGGGTCGTGTTGCTGGACCGGAGCCCGACGGGGGTGGACTGGCTGGACCGGGACCTGGAACTGCTGGCCTTCTGGATGAGCTCGCGCTCGGCCTCGATTTCCCTGCTCACCTGGTTCTCGCTGCGGCGGCTGGCCTTCACCGAGCACCGCACCCGCTTGCACGCGGCGGGCCACTTCGAGCACCGCAGGGACAGAGTGCTCGGGTTGTGGTCGCACGAGCGCTACGTCCCGTCGGAACGGGAGCGCGGAGCGCGGTTGGAGAAGCTTCTCCGCGTCGCCCGCGGGGAGAGTCACGTCGACGACCGGACGCTGCTGTTCGTGGCGCTGAGCTACTTCAGCGGGCTGTCGCTGGCCCTCTCCGTCGAGCAGTCCCTGCGGGAGCGGCTGGGCTCGATCGCCCGGGGCGAGAAGCTCGGGGAGGCCGTCGACACGACCGTGGTGACGGCGCAGGTGGCCGTCGTGGCGGGCGGAGCGGTGGCCACCGGCGGGGACGGCGACGGTGGGGACGGTGGTGACGGCGGAGGAGGTTGA
- a CDS encoding M20/M25/M40 family metallo-hydrolase: MDHAAVNTFVRQQWDSSVVSSLSRLVEIPAVSPGFDPDWEANGRLDAAIGHVREWIEARGIAGVATEVVRLPGRSPLLLVDVPGTDGAADGSAETALLYGHLDKQPPMEGWSAGFGPWDPVVHEGRLYGRGSVDDGYSGYAAVTAIEALRAQGGRHPRCVLLLETGEESGSPDLPAYLDHLSERLGRIGLVVCLDSGGGDYERLWLTTSLRGLVQVNLTVKVLDSGQHSGAASGLVPDSFRIARRLLDRLEDPETGEILLPELNVRIPDSRAAEARAGVEAAPGLVRGSVELPRGMRMVHEDEAELALNNWWRPTLTVIGADGLPRPEEAGNVLRSRTTLDLSFRLPPTADPDAALRAVRSTLERDVPYGAEVEFGHEEAGRGFNAPETAPWLNEALDRASAEVFGAGWRSMGLGGSIPFMGLLHERYPEAQFVVTGALGPRSNAHVPDESLDLDYAAKVTSAVAYVLDAHARK; encoded by the coding sequence GTGGACCACGCAGCAGTTAACACCTTCGTCCGTCAGCAGTGGGACTCCTCCGTGGTGTCCAGCCTCTCCCGGTTGGTCGAGATACCGGCCGTGTCCCCCGGGTTCGATCCCGACTGGGAGGCCAACGGTCGGCTGGATGCGGCCATCGGCCACGTGCGGGAGTGGATCGAGGCCAGGGGCATCGCCGGGGTCGCCACCGAGGTAGTGCGGCTGCCCGGGCGCAGCCCGCTGCTGCTGGTGGACGTCCCGGGCACGGACGGTGCTGCGGACGGCTCGGCCGAGACAGCGCTGCTGTACGGGCACCTGGACAAGCAGCCCCCGATGGAGGGCTGGTCCGCCGGGTTCGGCCCGTGGGACCCGGTGGTGCACGAGGGCAGGCTCTACGGGCGCGGCTCGGTGGACGACGGCTACTCCGGCTACGCGGCCGTGACGGCGATCGAGGCGCTGCGCGCGCAGGGCGGTCGGCATCCGCGCTGCGTGCTGCTGCTGGAGACCGGCGAGGAGTCGGGCAGCCCCGATCTGCCCGCCTACCTGGACCACCTCTCCGAACGACTGGGGCGGATCGGTCTGGTGGTCTGCCTGGACTCCGGCGGCGGGGACTACGAGCGGCTCTGGTTGACCACCTCGCTGCGCGGTCTGGTGCAGGTGAACCTGACCGTCAAGGTGCTCGACTCCGGGCAGCACTCGGGCGCGGCGAGCGGGCTGGTCCCGGACTCCTTCCGGATCGCCCGGCGACTGCTGGACCGGCTGGAGGACCCGGAGACGGGGGAGATCCTGCTGCCGGAGCTGAACGTGCGGATCCCGGACAGCCGCGCCGCGGAGGCGCGTGCGGGTGTCGAGGCGGCGCCGGGGCTGGTGCGCGGTTCGGTGGAGCTGCCGCGGGGGATGCGGATGGTGCACGAGGACGAGGCCGAGCTGGCCCTGAACAACTGGTGGCGCCCCACGCTGACCGTGATCGGTGCGGACGGTCTGCCGCGCCCGGAGGAGGCGGGCAACGTGCTGCGCTCCCGGACCACGCTCGACCTGAGCTTCCGGCTGCCGCCCACCGCCGATCCGGACGCGGCGCTGCGCGCCGTGCGCTCGACGCTGGAGCGGGACGTTCCCTACGGGGCCGAGGTCGAGTTCGGCCACGAGGAGGCAGGCCGGGGGTTCAACGCGCCCGAGACGGCTCCCTGGTTGAACGAGGCGCTGGACCGGGCCAGTGCCGAGGTGTTCGGCGCGGGCTGGCGTTCCATGGGGCTGGGTGGTTCGATCCCGTTCATGGGGCTGCTGCACGAGCGCTACCCGGAGGCGCAGTTCGTGGTCACCGGCGCGCTTGGGCCGCGCAGCAACGCCCACGTGCCGGACGAGTCCCTGGATCTGGACTACGCGGCCAAGGTGACCAGCGCCGTGGCCTACGTGCTCGACGCGCACGCCCGGAAGTGA
- a CDS encoding transporter substrate-binding domain-containing protein has translation MWRAAAVLPALALVAAVAGCGSGGGEAKGIPLVQQGQLTTCTNPPYEPFESRKNGEIVGFDMALIDLVAEDLGVPQEVTTAPFETIQSGQALNVGNCDIAASAITVTDVRKENFDFSEPYFQASQALLVPKDSGVNSLDQLEGKTVGYQKGTTGEKYAKEHAKPKGITIKQYADLGLLYPALKNGQIDAVIADDFVLRDFVQQNPDYEMSKKFDTSESYGFGVESGSDKLRKKINEVLARAKQDGTYDRLHEKWFGFAPSEK, from the coding sequence ATGTGGAGAGCGGCGGCTGTGCTGCCCGCGCTCGCACTGGTCGCGGCAGTGGCGGGCTGCGGCAGCGGCGGTGGCGAGGCCAAGGGCATTCCGCTGGTGCAGCAGGGCCAGCTGACCACCTGCACCAACCCGCCGTACGAGCCGTTCGAGTCCAGGAAGAACGGCGAGATCGTCGGCTTCGACATGGCGCTGATCGACCTGGTGGCCGAGGACCTCGGCGTTCCCCAGGAAGTCACCACCGCTCCGTTCGAGACCATCCAGTCCGGCCAGGCGCTCAACGTCGGCAACTGCGACATCGCCGCCTCGGCGATAACGGTCACCGATGTGCGCAAGGAGAACTTCGACTTCTCCGAGCCGTACTTCCAGGCCAGCCAGGCGCTGCTCGTTCCTAAGGACTCCGGGGTGAACAGCCTGGACCAGCTCGAGGGCAAGACGGTGGGCTACCAGAAGGGCACCACCGGAGAGAAGTACGCCAAGGAGCACGCCAAGCCGAAGGGCATCACGATCAAGCAGTACGCGGACCTGGGGCTGCTTTACCCGGCGCTGAAGAACGGGCAGATCGACGCGGTGATCGCCGACGACTTCGTGCTCCGCGACTTCGTGCAGCAGAACCCGGACTACGAGATGTCCAAGAAGTTCGACACCAGCGAGTCCTACGGCTTCGGGGTGGAGAGCGGCAGCGACAAGCTCCGCAAGAAGATCAACGAGGTGCTCGCGCGGGCCAAGCAGGACGGAACCTACGACCGGCTGCACGA